From the genome of Cervus elaphus chromosome 7, mCerEla1.1, whole genome shotgun sequence:
GGTCTCCAAGAAGCAAACCCAGGTTTgtagaagcaggtcaggtggtggaGCTTGAAGGCTTTCTCCTGCCTGCAAGTGTCTAGCTCCAGGGCCAGCAGAGCTGGGCTCCAGGGGTAGCTCTGTGGGCCTCTCAGCagtgcccctgccccctccctcctgcccttggCCCTCGCGAAGTCCCCAGCtctccccttctttccttcctcccaggACTCACAGAAATCCTCAGTACCCAGTCATGGCCCAAAGACGCCATCAGGCCAAAAGGTGAAGGCTCCACACCGTCCCCTGTCCTTGTCGTGGAAGCAGGACCGTGAGCAGACTCTGGCAGCAGCCTATGTGCCGGTGGTGGTGGACCCCAGAGGGCAGAATCCAGACAAGCTCAGGTTCAATTTCTACACCTCCCAGTACTCCAACTCCCTGAACCCCTTCTACACCTTGCAGAAGCCCACCTGTGGCTACCTATACCGCCGGGACACCGACCACACCCGCAAGCGCTTCGACGTGCCTCCCGCCAACCTGGTCTTGTGGCGCTCGTAGGCCTGTGCCAGTCAGAAGCCCCCGACCCTGCACCCTCACCCCCACGATGCTGGGTCCCCAAGGGGAAGGGCTGCTCCCTCCCGGAGGAGCAGAAAGTCCCCGGGCTAGGACGGCTGTGCCCTGCCCACTGTCAACAATGGCAAAGGGAGGTCTCGCTTTTCAGCAGCAATTaaagtttcttcttcctttccctggCATCTGAATGGGTGGCTATGGGTGGATAAACTGAGGCCACAGGGGTGCTGTAAGCAGGGTTACGGCCAGAGGTGCCTGAAGACTTGGAAGGACCTAATTCTCATCAGCTCACCCCAAGAGTAACCCCAACTCCCCTGCAGAGCCTGAGTCCCAAGCAAAGCCCATGCTGGCCACACCCTGCCTGTGGTCCCAGTTTGGCAACCTCTCCAATAATAAGAAAGAGCTACATCAATCGACCATGATCTGGGGTTGGAGCAACCACTGGGGAAGGGGGAACGTCCTGCAGGGAGTGAACCTGATCTCCAGGGAGCCTCCTCTCTAGCTCCTAGTTTTACATAAAACTGCCTTTTCTGACTGGTAGTTTTTTTGGTGAGGGATGGACTTCCCATCTCAAGTCTCCCTTCTGGTCCAGCAGAGCTGATGCTGACGTTAGTTAGGCTCATGGGCCGAGGTTCACGGAGAAGGAGAGTAAAAGCACAGTGTGCTTGACTCCGAGCCGGAGTGAGTCCTTGGTCACTGCTGCCCAAGGCTGGATCCAATGGCCTGCTGGCGCCAGCTTCAACTGGCCTGTGAGAGCTGGCAGTGGGCAGCTCCCGACTCCACAATCAGTGACTTCACGCTGGTAGCTTGAAACCAGCACAGTGGAAGTATTTACACCCTGGAAACCAGCAAACATCTATAaaacaggatttctttttttccatagaGCCAGTAGTTAAATATTTACCAGCAGACAACTGAGTGATTCCAACTGGTTTCATTTCTAGGAATCACGTCTTATTGCAGATAGAATGGTGGATTCAGTGGTGCATACTTCTAGGGCACAGGAGACAAGGGGGCTGGTGTGGGATGAAGAGACAGGATGCTGGGGACCCAGACAAGCAACCAACGCACTGGCCAGATTTCCCTGGACACCGTTCTCTGAAAAGAAGATGGCAAGCCAGAGAAAAAGGATGAGAGGGTGTCCTAAATATCACCTAACAGCAAAGGACCCAGGTTTTTCTATGTATTATATTTGAAGTAGGCTGTCTGTCAAATTAGAGGCTTTCCTTGAATGTCTAGTGATCCTTGGCTGGAAGCAGGCCATTTGGCATCTGTATCAAGTCTCTCCTTCCTGGTTGCCATTGTTCATGGAGCCAGTGTGGGAAGGAGCTGGGCAGGGGTCTCACTTTTCATAGGCAGACTTTGCCATAACTTCCTGGTTTCCAGAGCAGCCCTTCTCTCCTCCCGAGCTGTCTCTCGAGGCTGGAGCTTGTCCAGTTCAAGTCTCAGAATAACCTTCACCCAGGGCCAGGAGGAGAGAGATGACACCTTAAGATGTCCGTTCTGCTGCCTTGAGGAGGGCCTCTGGGGAACGAGTTGCTTCTGACACAAACTTCCCACCAGTACCCCTACTTCTGCCCCACCTGTCCTGCACCCCAGCCCCCACGGCACCTTCTGTGCCTATCTCCTGAGCTTCCAGAGTCCTGTGGTGggaatttaagattttatttatttttaatttatgtggctgcactgggtctcagttgctgCACCGGGGATCTCTGTggcagcatgcgaactcttagtcgTGGCCGGTGGGATccggttccctgaccaaggattgaacccaggccgccTGCACTAGGAGCATGGactcttagctactggaccaccagggaagtcccctctcctGCTCTCTAGCACTCAGGTTTCAACTTTCCACACTCTGGTAAGGCACCACTCGCCCATCTGTTTCTCTCGTCCAAAATTTTTATTAGAACCTGTcatctgtcttcttcctcttggTCTCTCTGGATCTGCAGCTTTTAGAAATGAATTGCCATCTCAGTGTGCTTTTCAAAAGAGGCAGAGATAAATGCAAGTGTTCAGTCTACACACAACCCAAAGCTGTACCTCCCAACAACCATCCCACAGACACTGGGTGAACACCTAGCGCATGCTGGGCCCTTGGGCTACAAAGATGAACAAGAACCATCTCTGCTCCCCCAGACCCGACAGCCTCGAGGAGTGGGGGCGGGGCCCGTATCTGCACGCTCTCAACTGACGCCTCCCCCTCGCTCCTGGAGAACGTCGCCCCCTAGAGGTTCACCTTGGTAAAGCAGCCTCCACTGACGCTTGCAGTACACCTTGACAGAAGCCAGCCAAGGTGCCAGGTCGGTCTGGGCGGGACAGTCTCTGGAGGCCCAGAACCTGTGTTCCGGGCTCTGTTGTGTTTCTGTGGAGGTGGCCAGTGGGCACACGGGCACGTTGGAGCGATTAGTCGAGACTGGGATTGCCACCCCTCCCATCCCTTCCGGGCATGTCTTCTGCCTCTACACCCCTGCCCGCCATGCTCCCGCTCCTTGGCATCATTCAGCCTCGTGGGTCCTCTCACTCTGGTGTGGCATCTGTCCTGGGAAGGAGTCCTGCAGACAGCAGCCAGGGGAGGCCACGGTCCTCTCTCACGCGGCCACAGCATGAGCCGTCCCCTCAGACCCTCGGTACTCCTCCCACGGGTCCGTCTCTTCCTCCTCCCGCGGGTCCGTCTCTTCCTCCTCTCATGTATTCATCTTTTCCTGGATGCCTCGCTATGGAGCCCCGTCTCCCTGACTTGGCATCTGTGTGTCTGGGGGAGGAATGGGGAGCAGGACTGCTAGAGCCCCTGCGGAGGGAGAGGCTGGCCTCTGGGGCTGGGTGGCCATGGATTCCATTCGCACCTTGGGCTGGAGTGAGGGATGGGCCCCATAGCCAGCGGGAGCGAGCTCCCTGTTGGGGTATTGCTCAGACAGAGGGGCCACAGGGAAGGCGCTAGACTCAGAGGCTTATAGATCCCCTAGGTTCATCCAGCCTTTCCCCCCCGGGACTTATTTTCGCCCCCagctctgtggcttgtgggaatcttagtttcctgaccaggggaaaggctggcgtgctgcagtccatggggtcacaaagagtcggaaaggactgagcgactgaactgaactgaccagaggttgaaccctgggcctttggcagtgaaagtgtggagtcctaaccactggactgccaggaagttcCCTTCCCAGCGATTTGACGACTTAGCCTAAAAGCAAGAATTTAACATGGAAAAACTTTGGTGCATCACCACTTAAAAATTTTGTGAACCTGAGAATGTGATTTttctgcccccaattcctcccgtCTCACATGGAAATAATAGCATCCATCCCACAGGACTGTCTTGAGCCTGTTCATCAAGCTTAACCTGGTGTTTTAGACATAAAAGCTCTAGTCTGTGTTAGCTCTCTTGAATCTTTTCTTATCATCTTATCATCCGTTCATTCAATAATGTTTTATTGAGCCCCTCCCAGTCAAATGTTACTTTCTGAAAGATAATTGAGGGGGGGTGTAATGAAGGAACTGTTCACAGATAAGTGGGCATGGTTAAGGGACGGATGATATGCCCAGAGGGTAGCAACAGAGGGAAGCCCTTCTTACCCCTAAGCCTGAGGGGTAGAGGGATGAGGCTTTGTCATAGGAGCCTGGAGAGGGTTCTAGCAGGAGCTGTAGCTGAAGGTCAAAGAAAACAACCAGGACCCAAACTGTGGCccagcaggagggaggggaacaGGTACCCGGCCTTGGTCTCTTTCCGTCCTCTAATCTCctagcagtgtttctcaaaggaTGAACCTAGCTTGAAGCCAGAGGGTCAGGGAGCCCAGGTGATCCAGTCCACAGGTTTCAGCCTCCTGGGGCTCAGAGCAGACCAACAAAGGTAGAGAAGGAGTGAGGGAGGGGCCCACAGCATAGCCAGCACATGACTGTGTGGGATCCATGCTACTGGGTGCTGGAgtgttgtaaaaaaaaatgaggaagacaGAAGAGCTTGCTCTGGAGAGCTTGCTGGATTCCTGAGGACAGGCTGGTAATAACCAGCTGCttataattccagaaagaaatgaGTGTTTTGTCTGTTATTGTAAAAGTGTGACTATCATAGACTTTAAAGTGAGCTGTCATGATTTCCACCTGTTGTTCCTGCCTTTGTACAGGCCCCTCCCTCTGAGTGTGGGTGAGACCCGTGACTTGCTTCTACTCCACAGACTATGGCAAAGGTGATGGGTGTCACTTCCTTGATGAGGTTCCATTATATGAGATTCCACTTTAGCAGATTACAGAGAGGATCTCCTCGCTGACCTGATAAAATAAGCAGCCATGTCGAGGAGTCAATGTAACAAGGAACCGTGGGCAGCTTCTAGAAACTTGGGGCAACTTCTTGGACCTGAGAGTGTCCTCCAGACAATATCTAGCAGAGAGCTGTGGCTTCCATCCTACAGTCACAGGAAATGAGTTCTACCAAAGACCTGGATGAGGTAGAAGTGAATGCttccccagtcaagccttcagatgaaaACATAGCCCAGATGGTCCCTTGATTCCAGCCTTGTGAAATCCTGGGCAGAGGACCCCGTTGAGCCATGCCTAGACTCCTGGTCCACAgaagctgtgagataataaatgtgcatAGTTTGAAGCTGATGACTTTgtgggtaatttgttatgcaatGTAGAAAACTAATAGAACACATAAGCAAGATGTCAGAGTGCTGAGGCAGGGAAGGTGAAGTCTGCAGAGATtcagaaggcttcacagaggaggtagCTTTTGTGCTCACACATGAAGAGTGAGGAGGATATAAGCAGAGATGGAAAGATGAGCTGTCACCTCCTCTTTGACCTCTTCATTTCAAACCCTGGGCCTGAGAGGACTCTGCAAGGGCATGAATCCTAGCCTGGGTCCCAAGCAAAATAAAGGGAGGAGCCCTCTCTGCCCTCTCATCCCCGGAAAAAACCATGCTCCAGAGAACCTGATCAAAACAGACAGATTGCAGTGTCGATCTTAAGTCGATCGTTTTAGGTGAAAGAGAAGTAAAACAGTcccatttgattcttttttcaaaaatggtTATCTTCTGTTTATGTGAGCAACATATGTACATTATgaactgttatttttaatttttttatttattttggctgtgcagcatggcttgcaggatcttagttccccaaccaggaattgaaccttggCCCTAGGCAATGAAAACACTGCGTTCTAACCATTGAACTGCTGGGGAATTCCCATGAACCATTTTTTgagatgcagattttttttttttttttaagcaaagatgaaaaatcaCTGGTGATCTCATAACTTAGAGACGACCCTGTTAACATTTTGGTGGTTTCCTTCTCATCATAGGTATCATGTTCACAAGTGACAAGGACAACAGTATTGACATCACTCTCGtctcagtctttctctctctctctggtcttCTAAAGGGGCATTCTTAACTCAGGTCCTTTGGATGAACTTTCTCAGGATAATGGGCAAAAAGAGCTGTAGAACTGGAAAGGAGACCATCTTGTGGataatggaaaggaagaaaactgatCCCTGGGGGAAAACCAGATCTGAGATGGCAGACATACCTGGTCCAGAGCACAtagccccccaccccatcccatcctcaGTTATAGCTGGCAGATGCCTGTAGAGCAGGGCCAGAGAAACAGCCCccagaggctcctctgttcccagGGAGCTTTGTCTCATTCCATCTGAAGCATCTTGGTCAAGGAGGGAAATCTCTCCCTAGGTGCCCAGGGTTCTGCTTCAGGTGCTTCCTCTGTGCCCTGAGCTGTTGGAAGGGGATGTCCCCCTGAGAGAGGGCCTCTAGGGCTGAGCAGTATTCAGGGGCACAGACCCCATcactccaggctcctccctccacccaGCCAGTGCTCAGAGCCCCTGGATACCCAGGACTGGGCCCTGATGGCTGGAAGGCTGTGACCGCCCTTTGTTGAGCTGGGCCACCTCTCTGAGCTGACCTCTCCAggcccagttcctctgtccagtTCTTAGGGAGTAATCTTAGGATGACAGCCTGACATTTTCCCCACAAAACTGTATAAGAACTACCGACTTCCTGGTGCCTCCATCCTCAAACTGCCTCTGAGGGttctagtttgctttttttttaaatatgtttttgatgtggaccattttaaaagtcttcactgaatttgttacaatatcacttctgtttgatgttttgattttttggccgtgaggcatgtgggatcttagctctccaaccaggaatcaaacccagcgATCTAACCTGCACCCCCTTTATTGGAAggcatagtcttaaccactggaccgtcagggaagcctcctctagtttacttttttatttaaatgcagAGAGGGTGGTCCACATAGCAGATAAGGGAGGCAGACAGGGAAGGGACAGGACAGAGCTAGGGCTTAAGTGCACTTG
Proteins encoded in this window:
- the GUCA1ANB gene encoding putative uncharacterized protein GUCA1ANB, which translates into the protein MTPGFPASELVEVSKKQTQDSQKSSVPSHGPKTPSGQKVKAPHRPLSLSWKQDREQTLAAAYVPVVVDPRGQNPDKLRFNFYTSQYSNSLNPFYTLQKPTCGYLYRRDTDHTRKRFDVPPANLVLWRS